TCCTTCCTTTAGGCTGCTCTCCACGTTATATTCAACCATCGTATGCAGAGTTATCGAAACCGATAGGCCTGAATCCCATCGGGTGAGACTTTGGGGTACCTGTTTGTGTGACATCAATAGAGGAGTAGAGGCATGGACACAAATGATCCTGTAGTGAGAAGTAAACTATTACATAATAAGGGCATTCGATTGGCCACCCTGGCTGATTTGGATGCATTAGTGATTCTGGAAGAAACCTGCTTTTCTGTCCCATGGTCGAAAAAAAGTTTTGAGGCCGAATTACACGGGAATGTCTTTAGCCAAATTCTCGTCATTCCAGGTCCAGAAGAACAACCGGAAATTCCCTTGCTGGCCTATAGCTGTGTGTGGGTGATCTTTGAAGAGATTCGCTTTCTTAATCTGGCGGTTCACCCTCATTTCCGTGGACAGGGATTGGCTAAGCAATTAATTCTCCAAGCTTTATGCATCGGGAATGCTCGGGGATGTTGTCGGGGGATGCTGGAGGTTCGGAACTCCAATCAAGGGGCAACACGTCTCTATAAAAGCTTTGGATTTGAGGAATATGGCAGAAGATCTTCCTACTATACGAATCCAAGTGAGGATGCTATCCTTATGACTCTGGAGCCTTTGTCCAAGCCCAAATCTGACAAAAATGATCTCCTGGGAATCCCGGCTGAATGCAAATAAGAAACGCTTACCAGCTCAACGTTCACTACTAACATAGGAGGGTACCGATGGTGACCGACGAACAAATCGCCGAAAATTTGCGGGCATCCAATGTGGAGTATCAGGAGTTGGAGGAATCCCATCACCGGTTGGATCTGGAGCTTCAACAGTTATTGAAACACCATGTGTTGACTCCTCAGGAAGAAATACTTAAAAAACATTTACAGAAGGAAAAACTTGGCAAGAAAGATCGAATGGCCGCTCTGATTCGTGAACATCGTGCCTCATGTGATAATGCCAAAACACCTGGATAATCCCAACGGCTGCTTCGCACTCTAAATCCCACTTTCTAATGGCTGCTTTTTCCCCTACCATGGCCATGAATGCGGTGGTGCATCCCCTTCAGCGCCACATTCGTGATATTAAACGCCGGTTAATGATCGTGGGGGCCACGATCATGGTGTTTTTTGTTATAGCGTTTTCTTACTCTTCCATTCTCATCGACTGGTTCAAACGGCCCTTTGAAGATGATCTGATTTTTTACGCTCCGGCAGAGGCATTATTTGCCTCCATAAAAATCTCTTTTATGGCAGCGGTGATTGCCAGTGTCCCTATCATTCTGTACCAATTTTGGAAGTTTATTGAGCCGGCGTTGCTTCAGAAGGAGCAGCGTTGGGCCGTGCCGCTTTTTTTCCTCGGGTTGGGATTCTTCCTTTTGGGTTTGGGTTTTTGCAATGTGGTGATCCTGCCGTTGGTGATCAACTTTTTTGTCACGTTTGGCATGGATCGAGCCATTACTCCAGAATTAGCTGTCGGCACCTATGTCGATTTTAACGTCAAATTTCTTCTGGCGTTTGGCTTTGCGTTTGAAATACCACTGGTGCTTTCTCTTTTAGCCCGTGTAGGGGTCATTCAAGCATCCGTGCTTATTCGGTTCCGTAAGCATGCCGCTCTGGTGGCGTTGATTCTTTCTGCGGTGATTACCCCTGATGCGACAATGTTCACTATGTTATTAATGGCTGTCCCGTTAATCATACTGTATGAAATAGGTATTTGGGGGGCAAAGGTCTTTGGCCGTGCTCCTCTGTCGGCGGGGGAGAAGTATGCAGTGGCTGAGGAGGGAAAGGCACCCGACGATGCAGCGCAAGGTTGAGCGGATTAGACCCGTTCACCAGTCGACACGAATGCCAGGACCTTTATGGAATTGTCTTGTGGGCATAGTGGCCTCCTTCTGGCTTATGGGATTTTCCGGCCTGGGAGAAAGTTATTCTCCATTATCCTCGCTGTATTCCGTCTCGAATATTCCCTCTCTACATCCAGATGACTCCCAAAATACCCAAAAAGGATTTTCCCCCAGTATTCAAACTCTTGTGGTGACCCCGGACGGAGTGGTCTATGCGGGGTCATTTGGAATGGGACTTTTTCGAAGCCAGGATAAAGGGAAATCCTGGGAGCCCTTGAATCGAGGCTTGACGGACCCTTTCTTGCTGTGTCTGGCTGTGCTTCCCGGGAAGCATATCTATGCCGGGACCATGCGTGGTGGAATATATCGTCTTGAGCTCAAGGGAACGACGTGGGAATCTATTGGAAACGGATTGCACGAGTCGGAAGTCAAATCATTTTTGGTTCACCAGGATGTCGTGTATGCGGGAACAGGAACCGGGGTGTATCAGTGGGTTGAAGCTGAGAAACAGTGGGTCACCGTTGGAGCCGGATTGGATCGGATTCTGGTTCCGGGCCTTGCGATCATGGATGACGGCAAGCTATTAGCCGCCACGTCAGGCAAAGGTCTCTTTCATCTGGAGACTCACCACTCTTCACCTTCTACATGGGTGGATTCCCAATCCATATTTGTTGATCCACGTGAGCGGTTGCCGCATCGCTATCTTCGAGTCATTGCCGTGAATGAGGCGCAACACATTTTTTTAGGGACACAGGATGGGGGGATTTTCACCAGCACGGATCGTGGCCAATCCTGGTCCTCCCTCAGTCGGAATCTTCCCAATGATTCAATCAGAAGCATTGTTCCTGATCATAAAGATGTCATTGTGGCGACCGGAAACGGAATTTTCCGATGGAAACCTGACCAGAAAAAATGGATGGGCATGAATACCGGGTTGACCAACCTGGCTATTCAAAGTTTGACGATATCGAATGCGGGGGACTTATATGCCGGAACCAGTAGCGGAGCATTTCGGAGTCAAGACGGAGGTGCGCATTGGACGAATATTAGCCAGGGGTTGGGTGTCCAGTTGGTTCCCAAGGGCCCTTATGAATAAACCGGTGTAATGGAAAGGACGGGATGATGAGCGACGCAACTCATGAATGTCAGACAATTACGATTCACATCCAGGTGAACGGCGATGCCTGGGGGGATATCCACTTAAACCTTTTTCCGGATGTCGCGCCTAATCATGTCCAGAATATGGTGAAATTGGCCAAAGAGAAGTTCTATGACGGTACGACATTTCATCGGGTGATTCCCAATTTTATGATTCAGGGAGGAGATCCCAATAGTAAGGAACACGACCGGTCACGCCATGGAATGGGTGGTCCAGGCCATCGGATCAATGCGGAATTTAGCTCCAAGCCTCATAAACGCGGGACGCTTTCGATGGCGAGATCGCAAGATCCCAATAGCGCGGGTTCCCAGTTTTTTATTTGTGTGGCGGATTCGAGTTTTTTAGATGGTCAATATACGGTGTTTGGTGAAGTGGTGAGTGGCATGGAGACCGTGGATCGAATCGTCAGCGCCAAGCGGGATGCCAATGATAATCCTCTTGACCGAATTGAAATGACCATGAGTGTCTCTGAAGCGAATGCCTAAGAGGTGCCGACGCGTCTGGCCTTGTTGCCTTCTTATTGGATGGCTCTTTGCGGGCTGTGTCGCTCCCCCATTCTATTCCTACCTGGTCTATGAAAATCCCACATCGTTTGTTCGACTTGAGGTCTCCCCCTGGGTGGACCCTGATGTTCCTCAGACATTGAACGAGCATCCGGCTACCATGTCTCGTCACCAAATGATCGAGGCTCTGAGCGGATTACGGGTGCGTGAGTATCGTTCCGGTCCCATTCGCTGGATTCGTGGCCTTGCGGATCCTGAGCCGGCATTCAATAAAGAAGAAATCGATTTGTTAGTGCCACGATTGCTGGAGGGGTTAGGGTTAGCTGTTCCACAGGAACTGGTCACGTTTTACATCAGTCAGCCGGTGAATGCGACGAAGCGGGAAGTGACCTCTGGGGGTCTGTATGTCAAAGACGGGTATCTCCACGTCATCATCAGTAATCACCGTACGAGCTATGAGATTCCCCCTGCCGGGCTGATCTATGATCGACGGTATCCACTGTTTTCTCTTGCCCCACTTGACGTCGATTTACTCTATGAAACAGAAGCGACGGTGCTGCCGAAAAAGAAAAACTTTTGGGACGCTATTTTTGGAGATGAGCATAGCGGTGAGATCGTTCTCGATCTTTCCCGATTGTCGATGATGAAAATGTAAGGATGGGTTCCCAAATTGAGCGGTCTGGGTGCCAAGGGGCAGAATGACATCTACGAAACCTTTAGCAAGGTGGTTGTTATTGAGAGAGGTAAGGATGATGAATATGTTTTCAGCAGGTTATGGAGACCAGCGGCCATCCTCCCTGATATTCCTTTAGAACGATTCGATCATGAAAAAAATGGTTTCTAAAATTCGAAAAACGTCAGGGGAGGCGAAGGTCTCGCCTCAAGAATCCGTGTGTAATCGCTTACGAGATAGACGGAAAAAACAGGGAATCTCACAGGCGGAATTAGCGGTCCTTGTTGGCCTGACGCGACAAGCCGTATATGCCATAGAAGCCAATCAATATTTGCCCAGCACTCACATTGCCTTACGGTTCGCTCGTGCGTTGAAGTGCCGGGTTGAGGATCTTTTTATCCTGGCAGATCATGAAGAAATTGTTGACGCTGAGTTTATTAGTGGGACAACGCCACTGGATCAACCGACAAGGGTGAAGCTGTCATATGTTGGATCCCGGATACTAGCCAGGCCGATGGTCGAGCTGGGCGATGTGTTGAATTTTGTCATGCCGGCTGATGGAGTCATTCAGGAACAGGCGAAGAAATCTTCCAGAGGAAAAGGACCGTATGTGCGGGTTCAATTACTCAATTCTTCGGAGGTGATCAAAAAAGGGATTCTTATTGCAGGGTGTGACCCGGCGTTATTTCTCGCCGGGGAGCATGTCCGAAAAATAAATTCCCTGGCGGGAATTACGAATTGGACCATGGGAAGCGCGAATGCGCTCCGTGCTCTTCAACGGGATGAAGTGCACATGGCGGGATTGCATCTTGTGGATGTGAAATCCGGGCAAAGTAATGTTCCTTATCTGAAACGGCATATTCCCGGTCAGGAATTTGTCGGAGTGCGCTTTGCGTCTTGGGTTCAAGGCCTGTTGGTTCAGCCGGGAAACCCCAAACACATTGTCGGGGTGGATGACTTTGGCCAGTCGGGACTTCGTCTCGTCAACCGGGAATTGGGGGCCGGAGCGAGATTTCTTTTGGATTCCCTGCTTCAGAAATCAGGATTAACGGGAGACCAGTTACTAGGGTATCAGCACGAAGTGCCGTCTCATCTCGAGGTCGCTCGCTTGATTCGTGATGGTATGGCTGACGTGGGCATTGGCGTGGAAGCCGCAGCTCGTCATTATGGTCTTGGCTTCATTCCGCTTCGTGAAGAACAGTATGACTTAATTATGCGCAGAGAATTTCTTAAGACCCACCCCGTCATGTCTCAATTTCTTGATGCGATGGTGAGTCAACCTTTCAGGCGGGAAATCGAATCACTGGGGGGATACACGGTGACGGAAATCGGAAAAATTCTTCATTGGTAAATTGTTCTTTTTCCCTGTATTTCCATGACTTTAGGCGGCATGGTCAGGAACCATCTGTGTTACTTATCTATAACTGCCAGGAACATGTCGGCTAATTTCTGGTCCGTTGAGGAGGAAACATCAGTTGAAATCGGGGAAAAATGGCGGGTAAATAATGCCGTTGAGGAAGTCTTAGGGACTGCAGGTCTTGCCATTGAATACTTTACAGGAAGAACCACTTCTGGCTAATTTCCATGATTTAACCAATGGCGGATTATTATCCGGTTGCATTTCGACGATCACGTCGATGATATCTCCAACATCCAGTGTTTTTAGTTGAATTTTTGCCGCTTCATCAACTTGAACCCATTGAATGCCAGAATCGGTTGTAATTAAAAAGACCCCTTTGTCCGATTCGATTTTCATAATGGGGCTGTTGAATTCCTGGAGCGAGGTCGAAGCTTCGGCAAACACCTGTGATCCAGGCTGAAAAAATACGATCAACCCTAGCAGAAAACCTAACAGGTGATGGGGGATCAGCATAAATTTCTCCTCATGTAGCTTTGAGAAACCCTTCTCATTATCTCAAGATTCTTGGTTGGAAGTCTATGGCCTTTCAAATAAAAATTCCAGGCATGATTGGGAGGCCTCTATTTAGGGCAAGGTATGGATGGGAACTTCTGTGGCTTTGGATTCCTGGATTTTATAGGCCCGGACTACGGGCTTATCCGTATGCTCTAAGGAAATAATCAGGTGAAACGGTTCCGGGAAGTGGAGTTTGGCCCGATAGCTTTCAAATTCCATGGCGATGGTGATATCCGTTTGGGATGGCCGAGCCGGACTAAAGGTGTGGGAATGATAAAAACCTAAAAGATCAAGATTTTTTGAACGAATGTCACGCTGAGCCATGGCCATTTCTCGAGCATCCATCTGAAAGGCGATATCTGCTCGCTCCTCCGGCGATAAGCGTTGCAGGTCAGTCAATTTGGCTCCGTCAAAGCGTGTGAGATCTTGTTCTGATAACGCAGCCAGAATATTGGTAATGCGATAGTCTTCGGTGATGGTATTTTCGGTTCCTGACAGAATGCCGCAGCATTCATGAGGGGCTAACTCCCTGGCATGGGCAATCATATTTTTGATGATGCTGGAGGGAATGGCAAGCATGGACCTAGATGCTACAGGAGACTTCCTGTTCAACAAGTTTGGTGATAGTGGGATGAGGTCCACAAAGAGGACAGTCTGGAGATTTTGGGCGACCAACCTTTCTGAATGTCATATCCAGGGCATCGTAAAGAAGGAGATGTTTGGCTAAACTTTCTCCAAGACCAAGGACTTCTTTAATGGCTTCATTGGCCTGTAAAACACCAATGGTCCCGGCTAACACGCCTAATACGCCGGCTTCTTGACAATTTGGCACAAGGCCGGCGGGTGGAGGCTCTGGATATAAACAGCGATAACAGGGAAATCCTTCATGGGGCTTGATTGTGGCTAATTGCCCTTCAAATCGAAATATGCTCCCTGAAATCAGAGTCTTTTTGGCAAAAAAACAGGCATCATTGACCAGAAACCGTGTGGAGAAATTGTCAGATCCGTCCAATACGATGTCATAGGCTTCAATTAAGGAGAGGATATTGGTGACGCTTACGTGTTCAGGGTAGAGCTTAAGTGTGGTTTCAGGATTGAGGGCTGACAATAATGTCCCGCCGGAATCAACCTTTGAAACACCAATCCGGTCGGTTGTATGCAGAATTTGCCTTTGTAGGTTGGATAAGTCCACGACATCGCCATCAGTCAGACCTAAGGTTCCGATTCCGGCCGCAGCCAGATACAGTGCGGCCGGAGAACCAAGTCCTCCTGCTCCAATCACCAGGATTTTGGCATCCTGTAACTTTTTCTGTCCTTTGCCACCCACTTCCGACAGAATGATCTGACGGCTGTACCGCTGGATTTGAGATTCAGTAAATTCCATGAGAAGCAAAATCCTTATTCAACGACGTTCAATTCAATCGGATCAACCATGCAGCCTTTTTGACGAAGACCCTGAATAGCCCGGTCAATTTCATCAGTTTCCCCCGAAAATTCCACATCCATCCACCCGGTCGTCTCACGGACATCGGCCCTTCGAATACTCGGCACGACCTGATATTCCTGCCCGATTTCATACAGGATGGGAGAAGGAATTTTATCTTCGGGATAGCGAATGTGAAAGCGTAGTTTGGCCATCATGTACCTCCTGCGATTGCGGGGATGATGGAGACTTCATCTCCGTCCTTCAGTGGGGTGTCTTTGCCCGTCAAAAACCGAATATCTTCCTCGTTGACATAGATATTGATGAATCGCCGAACCTCTCCCTGTTCATCATAGACTCGTTCCTTAATGCCGGGATGGGCAGACCCCAGATTGTCAATAATTTCCGACACCGTGTTCCCTGCTATTTCCACCTCGCTTTTTCCTCCGGTCATGGGGCGCAAGGGCGTGGGAATTCTGACCTTAATCATGCTGACTCCTCTATGGCAAAAGTCTTAATAAAGTGACTGAGACTGGGCGGGATGCGAAATGGGCGTCCAACGGAATCGACGACCGCTTCCTGAGTTTTCAGTCCGTTACCGGTGATATAGGCCACAGTCACATCATTTTTTTGAATGCGCCCTTGTTTTACCAATTTGCGAAGGACGCCGATGGTAACCCCTCCGGCGGTCTCAGCAAAAATCCCTTCCGTTTGAGCCAGAAGTTTAATGCTTTCCACAATTTCATCATCGGTCACGGCCTCCATCGCCCCCTGGCTTTCCGCGGCGGTTTTTAAGGCATAGTATCCGTCCGCCGGATTGCCTATGGCCAGGGATTTGGCAATGGTGTGTGGCTTCACCGGTTTAAAGAAATCACGATTCTCTCGAAATGCCGTGGCAATGGGGGAGCAGCCTTCTGCCTGCGCCCCGTTTACCTTGGTCTTTACAGAATCCACCAGGCCTAACTTCTCAAATTCTTTGAGGCCTTTCCAAATTTTCGTTAGTAAGGATCCCGAAGCCATGGGCACCACGACCTGGTCCGGAGCTCGCCACCCTAATTGCTCGACCGTTTCAAAGGCCAAGGTTTTCGAGCCTTCGGCGTAATAGGGGCGAATGTTGATGTTGACGAATGCCCAGTGACGTTCTCCTGCGATTTCGCTGCAGAGCCGATTGACATCATCATAGTTTCCTTCAATTTCCACGACATTGGGACGATAAATCAGATTCCCCAGGACTTTCGCGGCTTCCAAATCGCCGGGAATGAACACATAGCATTTCATCCCTGCGGAGGCTGCATGGGCCGACACCGAATTTGCCAGATTACCCGTTGAGGCACAGGCGACGGTTTCAAATCCCAGCTCTCTGGCTCGAGTTAAGGCGATGGCCACCACGCGATCTTTAAACGACAGCGTCGGATGATTGACGCAATCATTTTTAATGTACAGGTTATCCAGTCCAAGGAATGCTCCAAGGTTTTTGGCATGAACCAGCGGGGTAAATCCGGCATGAAGACCGATGAAATTCGTGCCTTCCACGGGGAGGAGATCCACATATCGCCAAAGGCTGTGAGGGCCGGATGCAATCTTTTCACGCGTCATGACCTGTTTGATGGCGGCATAATCGTATTTGACTTCCAGCGGCCCAAAGCACAATTCGCATACATGAATATCCTGAGTAGGATATTCTTTCCCGCACTCCCGACACACCAGAGCTTGCATTTTTTTCATAGCATCATCCTCCCCTCTTAACCGGTGGGGTTTATCCGTTGGTTAGCATTGTAGCCGATGGCTGAAGTTGGCACGCCTCTTGTTCATAGTCGATGAGTTCCATCAACGAGGGATTTGGGCCGCAGAGTGCACACGAAGGATTCCGTTTGACGCGAATTTCTCGAAACGCCGTGGTGCGTGCGTCAAAATCCAGGATGCGGTTCGTCAATGGTGTTCCAATCTTGAGGATGATTTTCATGGCCTCTGTGGCCTGAATGGTACCAATAATTCCCGCAACGACACCAATGATCCCGGCCTCCTGGCAGGTAGGCACCACCCCGGCCGGCGGCGGATTTTTGAAAATACAACGATAGCAGGCGGATTGATTGGGAATAATCGTGAAGGCCCGTCCTTCAAACCGCAGGATTCCCCCATGGACGAGGGGCTTATTCTCCATATAGCAGGCGTCATTGATCAGAAATTTTGCCGGGAAGTTGTCGACCCCATCAATAACGATATCGTATTGGCTGATCAGGTCTCGAGCATTGCGAGACGTCAATCGTTCTTCATGCATGTTGACCTGGACATCAGGGTTTAAGGCCAGAATTTTTTCCTTGGCCGAAAGCACCTTGGACCGTCCTACATCCGGGGTATGGTGAAGGATTTGTCGTTGAAGGTTGGAAAGATCCACCACATCGCTATCAATCAATCCAAGGGTGCCAATGCCGGCTGCGGCCAGATAATAGGCGACAGGGCATCCAAGGCCACCGGCTCCAACGATAAAGACTTTCGCTTGTGATAATTTTTTCTGTCCCTTGCCGCCCACTTCGGGTAGTAAAATGTGACGGCTATAACGGGTAATCTGATCTTCTGTGAAACTCATATGATCTCTGACCTTTTACGGTGTATGGGGTCATCCCCATATTAGAGGAGAATGAGGCGTGTTGATATTCAAAAATGATTCGTGGCCATGAGGTTTTTTCTCAGAAAGCCGATAGGCCCTAGCATATCGTAAATTTCCTTATCTGATTTTGAGGAAGGAACGTTATGTGCTCCTCCTCATCCTGACTCTTCCTTCATGGGAAAAGTTCAGTGGTAATCCCCTAAATATTGAAATATTTCTCAATGCTTAGATATCGTTCACCCGTATCGCAGAGAATCGTCACCACATTCTTATTCGGCCCTAAGGATTCCGCGACCTTTTGAGCCGCAAACACATTGGCTCCTGCAGAAATTCCAACCAGGAGCCCTTCTTTCCTGGCAAGTTGCTTTGTGGTTTGGTACGCCTCTTCATCAGTCACGGTCATAATTTCATCAATGAGTGAGCGATTCAGCACCTTGGGGACGAAGCCTGCGCCGATCCCTTGGATTCTGTGTGGCCCGGGTTCTCCTCCGGACAGGACGGGAGAGCCGGCTGGTTCCAGCGCAATCACCTTGACCGACGGGTTTTTTTCTTTAAACAGTTCTCCACAGCCGGTAATCGTTCCGCCGGTGCCCACTGCAGCCACGAATGCATCCACCCGGCCATCCAAGGCTTCCCAGATTTCCAAAGCCGTGGTCTTGCGATGCATGGCTGGATTGGCCGGATTAGAAAACTGGTTCGGCATGAAGTATTCGGGATTTTGGTCCAAAATACTCTCTGCTTCTTTAATTGATCCACGCATCCCTTCCCGAGCAGGGGTCAACACCAATTGCGCGCCATACGAGGAGAGTAAACTGGCCCGTTCCAGGCTCATCCCTTCCGGCATGACGAGAATCAGTTTATAACCCCGAACGGCAGACACCAAGGCTAATCCAATGCCGGTATTGCCACTGGTCGGTTCCACTATGGTGCCGCCCGGCTTGAGCAGTCCCTTCTGCTCTGCCTCATCAATCATATTCAGGCAGATGCGATCTTTCACGCTGCCGCCGGGATTGTAAAACTCCGCCTTTCCATAAATGGTGGCCCCGCCCGGAGGGGAAAGCCGGTTTAATCGTACTAACGGCGTATGCCCAATGCCATCGGTAATATTCCGAAGAAATCCGCCACTCACGCGCCACCGCCCATGAAAAACAAAAACTCTAGTTTATCACCATCTTTAATGGAGGTGGTTCCTAGTTGTTCCTGGTCAACCATCTGCGTATTCAGTTCTACCGCGACAAGTTGTGGGTCAATATCTTTGGTTTTCAAGACGTCCAGCACCGTCGAAACCTCCAGGGTTTCAGGTTTACCATTGATCGTCAATTGCATACCGTGCTCCAAACGTAAGTACTGAGAATCCCTAAACAAAAAAACGTAACAAACCCCATCGAAGGGAGTCAAGAAATGCCGCGATTAGGTGTCTTTGCGCAACAGCGGCACCAGGTCTTTGGCGCGGCCTTGAAAGGCCACGTCTACCACAGAGGAGTTTGGCGTCGGGTCCAAATTCAGTTCGACTACCAATGCCCCACCGTCTTTAGCAATCGAAGCAAAGGATGCAGCCGGATAGACCACGCCTGACGTTCCAATAATGAGAAGAATATCACAAGTCCGCAATGCCTGATAACTGCGGTTTAAATCTTGCTGATCCAATGATTCTCCAAACCATACAATATGAGGGCGTAATAACCCGGAACAGTCCGTGCAGATGGGTGGATAGACCAAAGGCAGGTCGCGGTTCGGCGAAATCCTGTCACATTGCGTACAACGCACTTTCCAGATGTTGCCATGGATTTCGGAAAGACGTTGCGAGCCGGCCAGGGCATGAAGTCCATCCACATTCTGCGTGATAAGCCAAAAGTGTTCAATCCGTTGTTCGAGTTCAACGAGGGTTTCATGTGCCGCATTCGGGTGTTTGGTTGCGACCAATTCACGTCGCCAGTTATACCACTCCCAAACAAGTTTCGGGTCCCGCGCAAAGGCCTCGGGCGATGCCAGTTCTTCAGGCCGGTAATTTTTCCACAAGCCTTCTGGTCCGCGAAACGTCGGCACGCCGCTATCCGCCGAAATTCCTGCGCCGGTAAGGACCGTGACCGACCGGGCTTTCGTAATACGGTCACGCACATCACGAATCGTCAGACCACTAGGCATAACATAAATTCAAATTCAGGGTAAGATAGGCAGATTCCGAATTCTATTTTTCAATCAAGTCATGATGGTTTGCCCAAGCACACGATTCAGAGTATTCCCTTACTGCCGGTGTCAGGAACCCTCTTATTCCTTATAGAGGCGGATGGTAACTTTTTGCCCTTTAATTCTTGTCCGGCCT
The DNA window shown above is from Nitrospiraceae bacterium and carries:
- the rimI gene encoding ribosomal protein S18-alanine N-acetyltransferase; the encoded protein is MDTNDPVVRSKLLHNKGIRLATLADLDALVILEETCFSVPWSKKSFEAELHGNVFSQILVIPGPEEQPEIPLLAYSCVWVIFEEIRFLNLAVHPHFRGQGLAKQLILQALCIGNARGCCRGMLEVRNSNQGATRLYKSFGFEEYGRRSSYYTNPSEDAILMTLEPLSKPKSDKNDLLGIPAECK
- a CDS encoding YdcH family protein, with amino-acid sequence MVTDEQIAENLRASNVEYQELEESHHRLDLELQQLLKHHVLTPQEEILKKHLQKEKLGKKDRMAALIREHRASCDNAKTPG
- the tatC gene encoding twin-arginine translocase subunit TatC; the protein is MAAFSPTMAMNAVVHPLQRHIRDIKRRLMIVGATIMVFFVIAFSYSSILIDWFKRPFEDDLIFYAPAEALFASIKISFMAAVIASVPIILYQFWKFIEPALLQKEQRWAVPLFFLGLGFFLLGLGFCNVVILPLVINFFVTFGMDRAITPELAVGTYVDFNVKFLLAFGFAFEIPLVLSLLARVGVIQASVLIRFRKHAALVALILSAVITPDATMFTMLLMAVPLIILYEIGIWGAKVFGRAPLSAGEKYAVAEEGKAPDDAAQG
- a CDS encoding peptidylprolyl isomerase: MSDATHECQTITIHIQVNGDAWGDIHLNLFPDVAPNHVQNMVKLAKEKFYDGTTFHRVIPNFMIQGGDPNSKEHDRSRHGMGGPGHRINAEFSSKPHKRGTLSMARSQDPNSAGSQFFICVADSSFLDGQYTVFGEVVSGMETVDRIVSAKRDANDNPLDRIEMTMSVSEANA
- a CDS encoding helix-turn-helix domain-containing protein codes for the protein MKKMVSKIRKTSGEAKVSPQESVCNRLRDRRKKQGISQAELAVLVGLTRQAVYAIEANQYLPSTHIALRFARALKCRVEDLFILADHEEIVDAEFISGTTPLDQPTRVKLSYVGSRILARPMVELGDVLNFVMPADGVIQEQAKKSSRGKGPYVRVQLLNSSEVIKKGILIAGCDPALFLAGEHVRKINSLAGITNWTMGSANALRALQRDEVHMAGLHLVDVKSGQSNVPYLKRHIPGQEFVGVRFASWVQGLLVQPGNPKHIVGVDDFGQSGLRLVNRELGAGARFLLDSLLQKSGLTGDQLLGYQHEVPSHLEVARLIRDGMADVGIGVEAAARHYGLGFIPLREEQYDLIMRREFLKTHPVMSQFLDAMVSQPFRREIESLGGYTVTEIGKILHW
- a CDS encoding M67 family metallopeptidase, with product MLAIPSSIIKNMIAHARELAPHECCGILSGTENTITEDYRITNILAALSEQDLTRFDGAKLTDLQRLSPEERADIAFQMDAREMAMAQRDIRSKNLDLLGFYHSHTFSPARPSQTDITIAMEFESYRAKLHFPEPFHLIISLEHTDKPVVRAYKIQESKATEVPIHTLP
- the moeB gene encoding molybdopterin-synthase adenylyltransferase MoeB, which codes for MEFTESQIQRYSRQIILSEVGGKGQKKLQDAKILVIGAGGLGSPAALYLAAAGIGTLGLTDGDVVDLSNLQRQILHTTDRIGVSKVDSGGTLLSALNPETTLKLYPEHVSVTNILSLIEAYDIVLDGSDNFSTRFLVNDACFFAKKTLISGSIFRFEGQLATIKPHEGFPCYRCLYPEPPPAGLVPNCQEAGVLGVLAGTIGVLQANEAIKEVLGLGESLAKHLLLYDALDMTFRKVGRPKSPDCPLCGPHPTITKLVEQEVSCSI
- a CDS encoding NIL domain-containing protein is translated as MAKLRFHIRYPEDKIPSPILYEIGQEYQVVPSIRRADVRETTGWMDVEFSGETDEIDRAIQGLRQKGCMVDPIELNVVE
- a CDS encoding MoaD/ThiS family protein, translated to MIKVRIPTPLRPMTGGKSEVEIAGNTVSEIIDNLGSAHPGIKERVYDEQGEVRRFINIYVNEEDIRFLTGKDTPLKDGDEVSIIPAIAGGT
- a CDS encoding threonine synthase encodes the protein MKKMQALVCRECGKEYPTQDIHVCELCFGPLEVKYDYAAIKQVMTREKIASGPHSLWRYVDLLPVEGTNFIGLHAGFTPLVHAKNLGAFLGLDNLYIKNDCVNHPTLSFKDRVVAIALTRARELGFETVACASTGNLANSVSAHAASAGMKCYVFIPGDLEAAKVLGNLIYRPNVVEIEGNYDDVNRLCSEIAGERHWAFVNINIRPYYAEGSKTLAFETVEQLGWRAPDQVVVPMASGSLLTKIWKGLKEFEKLGLVDSVKTKVNGAQAEGCSPIATAFRENRDFFKPVKPHTIAKSLAIGNPADGYYALKTAAESQGAMEAVTDDEIVESIKLLAQTEGIFAETAGGVTIGVLRKLVKQGRIQKNDVTVAYITGNGLKTQEAVVDSVGRPFRIPPSLSHFIKTFAIEESA
- the moeB gene encoding molybdopterin-synthase adenylyltransferase MoeB, with the protein product MSFTEDQITRYSRHILLPEVGGKGQKKLSQAKVFIVGAGGLGCPVAYYLAAAGIGTLGLIDSDVVDLSNLQRQILHHTPDVGRSKVLSAKEKILALNPDVQVNMHEERLTSRNARDLISQYDIVIDGVDNFPAKFLINDACYMENKPLVHGGILRFEGRAFTIIPNQSACYRCIFKNPPPAGVVPTCQEAGIIGVVAGIIGTIQATEAMKIILKIGTPLTNRILDFDARTTAFREIRVKRNPSCALCGPNPSLMELIDYEQEACQLQPSATMLTNG
- the cysK gene encoding cysteine synthase A, translating into MSGGFLRNITDGIGHTPLVRLNRLSPPGGATIYGKAEFYNPGGSVKDRICLNMIDEAEQKGLLKPGGTIVEPTSGNTGIGLALVSAVRGYKLILVMPEGMSLERASLLSSYGAQLVLTPAREGMRGSIKEAESILDQNPEYFMPNQFSNPANPAMHRKTTALEIWEALDGRVDAFVAAVGTGGTITGCGELFKEKNPSVKVIALEPAGSPVLSGGEPGPHRIQGIGAGFVPKVLNRSLIDEIMTVTDEEAYQTTKQLARKEGLLVGISAGANVFAAQKVAESLGPNKNVVTILCDTGERYLSIEKYFNI
- the thiS gene encoding sulfur carrier protein ThiS, which produces MQLTINGKPETLEVSTVLDVLKTKDIDPQLVAVELNTQMVDQEQLGTTSIKDGDKLEFLFFMGGGA